The Archocentrus centrarchus isolate MPI-CPG fArcCen1 chromosome 7, fArcCen1, whole genome shotgun sequence genome window below encodes:
- the trh gene encoding pro-thyrotropin-releasing hormone, whose protein sequence is MKSTCLLILASLTVCNLMVSGGQSISAEDETDRRTIDDIVLERAETLLLRSILKKLQDEDARNDGYHSQPEWVTKRQHPGKRYSDDLEKRQHPGRREEDEDEQYFDVHKRQHPGKREDETHSLVELQKRQHPGKRSTAGHSSDNPILLLSELSKRQHPGKRYLVLHSKRQHPGKRLLEDEDGDGDWDADVDVDGEEDLAEMEKRQHPGKRFWDNSSPDLGTNSPCDVLDPASCSKTSLLLDFLDNINKSRAEEKRQHPGKRFAPEEDLVDGE, encoded by the exons ATGAAGTCGACATGTCTGCTCATCCTTGCATCTCTCACGGTCTGCAACTTGATGGTGTCTGGAGGACAGAGCATCTCTGCTGAGGATGAGACGGACCGAAGGACCATAGACGACATCGTTCTAGAGAGAGCAGAGACTCTCCTATTACGGTCCATTCTCAAAAAGCTGCAGGATGAAGACGCCAGAAATG ATGGGTATCACTCTCAGCCAGAATGGGTGACAAAACGACAGCACCCGGGTAAGAGATACAGTGATGATTTGGAGAAGCGGCAGCATCCagggaggagagaagaggacGAGGACGAACAGTACTTTGATGTTCATAAGAGACAGCACCCGGGCAAGCGCGAAGATGAAACGCACTCACTCGTAGAGCTGCAGAAAAGGCAGCACCCAGGAAAGCGCTCCACGGCGGGTCACAGTTCTGACAACCCCATTCTGCTGCTCAGTGAACTTTCAAAACGCCAGCACCCAGGTAAACGTTACCTGGTGCTGCACAGCAAGCGCCAGCACCCAGGTAAGCGCCTTCTCGAGGATGAGGACGGCGACGGGGACTGGGATGCGGATGTGGATGTGGATGGAGAAGAAGACCTCGCTGAGATGGAAAAGCGTCAGCACCCTGGGAAACGGTTTTGGGATAACTCGAGTCCGGATTTAGGCACAAACAGTCCGTGTGATGTTTTGGACCCTGCGAGCTGCAGCAAGACCAGCCTGCTGCTCGACTTTTTAGACAACATTAACAAGAGCCGTGCTGAGGAGAAGAGACAACACCCGGGTAAAAGGTTTGCACCGGAGGAGGATTTAGTGGACGGAGAGTAG
- the rbsn gene encoding rabenosyn-5 gives MASSYPPPFEGTGEVKEGFLCPLCLKDLQSFYQLQDHYEEEHSGDDRHVRGQLKSLVQKAKKAKDKLLKRDGDDRPDTGSYESFYYGGVDPYMWEPQELGATRSHLDFFKKHRAARIDHYVIEVNKLIIRLEKLTSFDRANSDAAKIRAIEKSVVSWVNDSDVPFCPDCGNKFNIRNRRHHCRLCGSIMCRKCMEFVPLPLAQKLINGTREALCVPGSPSQSQSPPAVGGSSGMGSRRGSISSLSSVTSMLEEKDDEKIRCCHHCMDTLLKRQQKLEEKDHMPDIVKLYERLRMCMEKVDEKAPEYIRMAESLNAGETTYNLDTAGGLRLEVQKYYELIDALSKKILTLGIKDDPQPHPKALQLQRMIRYTATLFVQEKLLGLMSLPTKDKYEELKEKRKQEQEKRLQQERLAAQEALKRRQERQERNRPPLSANGELPQAPREPRMTKAGGWLPSADSVHARGELEDPLLQQIENIQSFLRQAREAQRTDEVAMLEENLRQLQDEYDQQQTSIALLLSQKLAQEESLQQGELHRLEAWEREEREQWSSDVGSSQPSYKWERSLDISPAGGQDGEEDTAAEELTPKAERSPPSFRAFPALTSQEESPPRLRSLGGHVTPPGGEGQNNTSLNPFEEDDSTPTEDDPSNPFFEDIKREHKEITNGKKEYNPFDDDEDADKGKPTETVSHNPFEDDDTDAGNPFLEASGNSPEVSTNPFDGDDDEVLPDVDMIEEELLLQQIDNIRAYIFDAKLSGRLDEVDLLTQNLKELQQTLQEQKKQKH, from the exons ATGGCCTCCAGCTACCCGCCCCCCTTTGAGGGCACAGGTGAAGTGAAGGAAGGCTTTCTTTGCCCACTGTGCCTAAAAGACCTTCAGTCATTCTACCAACTCCAAGACCACTATGAAGAGGAGCACTCTGGGGATGACCGCCATGTTCGGGGACAACTCAAAA GTTTAGTTCAGAAAGCGAAGAAAGCCAAAGATAAACTGCTGAAGAGGGATGGTGATGACAGACCGGATACTGGGAGTTATGAGTCGTTCTACTATGGTGGAGTGGACCCATACATGTGGGAGCCCCAAGAACTGG GAGCAACTAGAAGTCATctggacttctttaaaaaacatcGGGCAGCCAGGATAGATCATTATGTCATTGAGGTCAACAAGCTCATCATCAGACTGGAAAAG TTGACATCATTTGACAGAGCCAACTCAGATGCTGCTAAGATCAGAG CCATTGAGAAGTCTGTAGTGTCATGGGTGAATGACTCAGATGTCCCGTTCTGTCCTGACTGCGGAAACAAGTTCAACATCCGTAACAGACGGCACCACTGTCGCCTCTGTGGGTCCATCATGTGTAGGAAGTGCATGGAATTTGTTCCCTTACCTTTGGCCC AGAAGCTCATCAATGGGACTCGAGAAGCACTGTGTGTACCTGGAAGTCCCAGTCAGTCCCAGTCTCCCCCAGCAGTAGGTGGCAGCAGTGGGATGGGCTCTAGGAGaggcagcatcagcagcttgaGCAGTGTAACCTCCATGCTGGAGGAAAAGGATGACGAGAAGATTCGCTGCTGTCACCACTGTATGGACACACTTCTGAAGAGACAACAGAAATTAGAAGAGAAGGATCACATGCCAGATATAGTGAAACTTTATGAG AGGCTGAGGATGTGCATGGAGAAGGTGGATGAAAAGGCTCCAGAGTATATCCGAATGGCTGAGTCTCTCAA TGCTGGAGAAACCACTTATAATCTTGACACTGCTGGTGGGCTAAGACTGGAAGTCCAGAAATATTATGAACTCATCGACGCTCTGAG TAAGAAGATTTTAACACTGGGAATTAAAGATGATCCACAACCGCATCCAAAGGCGCTCCAGCTACAGAGAATGATCCGCTATACCGCCACACTGTTTGTCCAG GAGAAACTGTTAGGTCTGATGTCTTTACCCACTAAGGACAAATATGAAGAattgaaagaaaagaggaaacagGAACAAGAGAAGAGACTCCAACAAGAAAGACTG GCAGCACAGGAGGCTCTGAAGAGGAGGcaagagagacaggagagaaaCCGTCCACCTCTGAGTGCCAATGGAGAGCTGCCCCAGGCCCCCAGAGAGCCACGAATGACTAAAGCTGGTGGTTGGCTCCCCTCTGCAGACTCTGTTCACGCACGAGGCGAACTGGAAGACCCCCTCCTGCAGCAGATTGAGAACATCCAGTCATTCCTTCGTCAAGCTCGGGAGGCTCAGCGAACAGATGAGGTTGCCATGTTGGAGGAGAACTTGCGTCAGCTGCAGGATGAGTACGACCAACAGCAGACCAGTATTGCTCTCCTACTCTCACAAAAGCTGGCTCAAGAGGAGAGTTTGCAGCAGGGGGAGCTCCATCGCCTGGAGGCCTGGgaaagggaagagagagagcaatGGAGCTCTGATGTAGGCTCCTCCCAGCCATCCTACAAATGGGAGCGGTCTCTAGATATCAGCCCAGCAGGAGGTCAAGACGGAGAGGAGGACACAGCGGCAGAGGAACTGACTCCTAAAGCAGAAAGGAGTCCTCCGTCTTTTAGAGCATTTCCCGCTCTCACAAGCCAGGAAGAATCTCCCCCAAGGTTGAGGAGCTTAGGAGGGCATGTAACACCTCCTGGTGGTGAAGGCCAGAACAACACCTCCCTTAACCCTTTTGAAGAGGATGACTCCACACCCACTGAAGATGATCCATCCAATCCATTCTTTGAGGACATCAAGCGGGAACACAAAGAGATAACCAATGGAAAGAAAGAATACAACCcctttgatgatgatgaagatgcagACAAGGGCAAGCCAACTGAGACTGTTTCTCACAATCCTTTTGAGGATGATGACACAGACGCAGGTAACCCGTTCCTGGAGGCCTCCGGGAATTCTCCAGAAGTCTCGACTAACCCCTTTGACGGGGATGACGATGAGGTCTTGCCTGATGTGGACATGATAGAGGAAGAATTGCTGCTACAGCAGATAGACAACATTAGGGCCTACATCTTTGATGCAAAGCTCAGCGGACGTCTCGATGAGGTGGACCTTCTGACACAAAACCTAAAAGAGTTACAGCAAACCCTCCAGGagcagaagaagcagaagcacTGA